One region of Tachysurus fulvidraco isolate hzauxx_2018 chromosome 9, HZAU_PFXX_2.0, whole genome shotgun sequence genomic DNA includes:
- the LOC113647467 gene encoding H-2 class I histocompatibility antigen, Q9 alpha chain-like isoform X3, with protein sequence MEHSCVLVQVLIFLMMTFPQASAATHSLQYSYTALTPGIHFPEFTAVGLVDGEQFVSYDSNMRKMIPKTEWIQNISTDSPDYWNRETQDIQSNQEKVHQLLVTVMKDFNHTEGFHTLQRMYSCELHDDGTVRGFDQFGYDGEDFISLDLKTGTWTAAKPQAEIIRNQFNNDTGFTVDQKNYLENECISWLKKFVSYGRETLERKVRPEASVFQDDYFSPEVVCHATGFFPKAVMISWRKDGEDVHEDVELRETLPNQDGSFQKRSILKVPAEELDEHNYTCVIQHSSLEKDIIVNIIEREYVFYCGYGPEEYEEVLGGLSRGLKIAIIIGVVVVLVASVAGFLIWKKRKMSDLFKHVPLSSNA encoded by the exons ccaCACACTCTCTGCAGTACAGCTACACTGCACTCACACCAGGAATACATTTCCCAGAGTTCACTGCTGTTGGTCTGGTGGATGGAGAACAGTTTGTGTCCTATGACAGTAACATGAGGAAGATGATCCCAAAGACAGAGTGGATACAGAATATCAGCACTGATAGTCCAGATTACTggaacagagagacacaggacATACAGAGTAATCAGGAGAAAGTCCATCAGCTCCTGGTTACAGTAATGAAAGACTTTAATCACACTGAAG gatttCACACACTCCAGAGGATGTACAGCTGTGAGCTCCATGATGACGGCACTGTCAGAGGATTCGATCAGTTCGGTTATGATGGCGAAGATTTCATCAGTCTGGATCTGAAAACTGGAACCTGGACTGCAGCTAAACCACAAGCTGAGATCATCAGGAACCAGTTTAATAATGATACTGGTTTTACTGTGGACCAGAAAAACTACCTGGAGAACGAGTGTATCAGCTGGTTAAAGAAGTTTGTGTCTTATGGCAGAGAGACTCTTGAGAGGAAAG TTCGTCCTGAGGCATCAGTGTTCCAGGACGACTATTTTTCACCAGAGGTGGTGTGTCACGCTACAGGTTTCTTTCCCAAAGCAGTGATGATCTCCTGGAGGAAGGACGGAGAGGACGTGCATGAGGACGTGGAGCTCAGAGAGACATTACCCAACCAGGATggaagcttccagaagagaagcATTCTGAAAGTCCCAGCTGAGGAGCTAGACGAACACAACTACACCTGTGTGATTCAGCACAGCAGCTTGGAGAAGGACATAATCGTGAACATAATCGAGCGTGAATACGTGTTTTATTGTG GGTATGGACCTGAAGAATATGAGGAAGTTTTGGGTGGATTATCACGTGGATTGAAGATTGCTATCATTATTGGTGTAGTTGTGGTTCTAGTTGCCAGTGTTGCAGGATTTCTCAtctggaagaagaggaagatgtCTG aCTTGTTCAAACACGTTCCGCTCAGCTCCAACGCCT GA